One segment of Pelecanus crispus isolate bPelCri1 chromosome 2, bPelCri1.pri, whole genome shotgun sequence DNA contains the following:
- the WIPF3 gene encoding WAS/WASL-interacting protein family member 3, with product MPVPPPPPPPPPPPPPSGGPPPPPPLASSEIPKLRKEDQKARNALLADIQQGTRLRKVTQINDRSAPQIEKPKGTNRDGVNPAINKGSSPQPLGGLFAGGFPVLRPAGQRDVPAGRPAQLPAVRAAAPKPSAPANSTAAKAGSHPSHPAEGPRAPVPPEPPSTSRAGPGRPSLPAPPSPPPASTKPSLAFPPPPPLPPPAERPPKGVSPSAAPLPPLPPPQADKPTKFQAGASHPPPPPPPPPPLPLMPPCGFSGRTADFAAAPSPSEGRDCPPPAPPPPPPPPPHTHSLTSNRFSFPPSPALSTADLPPPLPPKSPHSVSQFHRPSSIQSLPLPPTPCLPQPAAVVETRKKRPGRGAGTGAGKLVVPPQPPARSPTTELTSKSGVSAWSTAHDPYPSLKNGNMHIVDDFESKFTFHSVEDFPPPDEFKPFQKIYPSKIARDPSKNPPLRTHVR from the exons GCAAGTTCAGAGATCCCAAAATTGCGAAAGGAAGACCAAAAAGCACGAAACGCACTCTTAGCTGATATCCAGCAGGGAACTCGCTTAAGAAAAGTGACTCAAATCAATGACCGCAGTGCACCACAGATTGAAA AACCCAAAGGAACTAACAGAGATGGAGTTAATCCAGCCATTAATAAAGGCAGCTCTCCGCAGCCTCTGGGAGGCTTATTTGCTGGTGGCTTTCCTGTTCTCAGACCAGCAGGCCAGAGGGACGTGCCGG CTGGGAGGCCTGCGCAGCTTCCTGCAGTCCGAGCAGCGGCTCCCAAACCCTCCGCCCCTGCGAACAGCACCGCTGCGAAGGCCGGCAGTCACCCCTCGCACCCAGCCGAAGGCCCAAGGGCACCTGTCCCACCGGAGCCTCCCAGCACCTCCCGAGCCGGCCCCGGGCGgcccagcctgcctgcccccccgTCACCACCTCCCGCTTCCACCAAACCTTCCCTCgctttcccccctcctccccctctcccccctccagcCGAGCGCCCTCCCAAGGGGGTGTCCCCCAGCGCCGCTCCTCTGcccccgctccctcctcctcagGCTGACAAACCCACCAAGTTTCAAGCAGGTGCTTCACACCCACCcccgccacctcctcctcctccccccctgcccctcatGCCCCCCTGCGGGTTTTCGGGCAGGACAGCcgactttgctgctgctccctctccGTCGGAAGGAAGGGATTGCCcaccccccgcgccgccccccccaccgCCACCTCCGCCACACACGCACTCCCTGACCTCGAACAGGTTCTCCTTcccgccctccccagccctcagcactgctgacctgccccctccgctgccccccaAGTCTCCCCACTCGGTGTCACAGTTCCACAGGCCGAGCAGTATTCAGTCgctgccccttcctcccaccccctgcctccctcagcCCGCAGCGGTGGTGGAGACCAGGAAGAAGAGACCCGGCCGAGGCGCAG GAACTGGTGCTGGGAAGCTAGTTGTTCCTCCACAGCCACCAGCAAGATCACCAACAACTGAACTTACGAGCAAGTCTGGAGTCTCAGCCTGGTCTACAGCTCATGACCCCTACCCATcacttaaaaatggaaatatgcaCATCGTTG ATGACTTCGAATCTAAATTTACTTTCCATTCTGTGGAAGATTTCCCCCCACCTGATGAATTCAagccatttcagaaaatatatcCCAGCAAGATAGCTAGAG ACCCCTCTAAAAATCCTCCATTAAGAACACATGTGAGATGA